One Deinococcus reticulitermitis DNA segment encodes these proteins:
- a CDS encoding gamma-glutamylcyclotransferase family protein: MEPHTVFVYGTLMPGERNAHVAAQGGVFRAAPATLGGFRLLHLAPEGYPGIVRGRPEDRVRGYALTYEASAWAQARPWLDALEGVDEVPPLYTRERVRLTLGTGAECAAWTYVYARLDRLAGPGVRELPGGDWRAVRGRARRGPDER, from the coding sequence ATGGAGCCTCACACCGTCTTCGTCTACGGCACCCTGATGCCCGGCGAGCGCAACGCCCACGTCGCCGCGCAGGGGGGTGTCTTCCGGGCGGCGCCGGCCACCCTGGGGGGATTTCGCCTCCTTCACCTCGCGCCCGAGGGCTACCCCGGCATCGTGCGCGGTCGCCCGGAAGACCGGGTGCGCGGCTACGCGCTGACCTATGAGGCCTCGGCCTGGGCACAGGCCCGGCCCTGGCTCGACGCGCTGGAGGGCGTAGACGAGGTGCCGCCGCTCTATACCCGCGAACGCGTGCGCCTGACGCTCGGCACGGGTGCAGAGTGCGCCGCCTGGACCTACGTGTATGCCCGCCTTGACCGTCTCGCCGGACCGGGCGTGCGCGAACTGCCCGGAGGTGACTGGCGGGCGGTGCGTGGCCGCGCCAGACGGGGCCCGGACGAGCGCTAA
- the coxB gene encoding cytochrome c oxidase subunit II: MNTKHDRKPGGGGAGLRAWARAAALALGTAVLSGCGAGQYISIGDTAAGYNREVLNLGLWAIAISAVIFIGVSAALFYTVQKFREDRNTAEPQQFHGNNKLEVWLVAVPIVIVLGLSVLSVRSLARLNPVSKESVGIEALGAQFWWNFSYPANAAAAGGVVTNGNEMVMPAEAKIAVTTTSRDVIHGFWAPNLGGQRASIPTVKKSWQLDTDRPGVYQGNCSQLCGASHANMRFKVVALPADRYETFETAAQAYRAPTPAPGSAEARGYTIFMQGKAATGAIACASCHRVQGTPAAGVSGPDLSFFGTRRTLGAGKWEAMTPARWEDPEAARILHLWLKNSPGVKPGSLMPTYDGSTYYVNGKPQKGGVLTDQEIDDVAAYLRSLQLPEEADYWRGSPAITSGGQQ, translated from the coding sequence TTGAACACCAAACATGACCGTAAACCGGGTGGGGGCGGCGCGGGGCTCAGGGCTTGGGCCCGTGCCGCTGCCCTGGCCCTTGGCACGGCAGTCTTGAGCGGGTGCGGAGCGGGGCAATACATCTCCATCGGAGACACCGCTGCCGGCTACAACCGCGAGGTGCTGAATCTCGGCCTCTGGGCCATCGCCATTTCGGCTGTGATCTTTATCGGGGTCTCAGCGGCGCTGTTCTATACGGTGCAGAAGTTCCGCGAGGACCGCAACACCGCCGAGCCTCAGCAGTTCCACGGCAACAACAAGCTCGAAGTGTGGCTGGTGGCGGTGCCGATTGTGATCGTGCTTGGACTCAGCGTGCTGTCGGTGCGTTCGCTCGCGCGGCTCAACCCCGTTTCCAAAGAATCGGTAGGCATTGAGGCGCTGGGTGCACAGTTCTGGTGGAATTTCTCCTACCCCGCCAATGCGGCGGCGGCGGGCGGCGTCGTGACCAACGGCAACGAGATGGTGATGCCGGCAGAGGCCAAGATCGCCGTGACCACCACCAGTCGCGACGTGATCCACGGCTTCTGGGCGCCCAATCTGGGCGGTCAGCGGGCCTCGATTCCGACGGTGAAAAAGTCGTGGCAGCTCGACACCGACCGCCCCGGGGTGTACCAGGGCAATTGCTCGCAGCTGTGCGGAGCCTCGCACGCCAACATGCGTTTCAAGGTCGTGGCGCTCCCGGCCGACCGCTACGAAACGTTCGAGACCGCCGCGCAGGCCTACCGCGCTCCGACGCCGGCCCCCGGTAGCGCTGAGGCGCGGGGCTACACCATCTTCATGCAGGGCAAGGCCGCGACCGGCGCGATCGCCTGCGCCTCGTGCCACCGCGTGCAGGGCACGCCGGCAGCCGGGGTGAGCGGCCCGGACCTGAGCTTTTTCGGCACCCGCCGCACCCTCGGCGCCGGCAAGTGGGAAGCGATGACCCCGGCCCGTTGGGAAGACCCCGAGGCCGCACGCATCCTGCACCTGTGGCTCAAGAACAGCCCTGGGGTCAAGCCCGGCAGCCTGATGCCCACCTACGACGGCAGCACCTACTACGTCAACGGCAAGCCCCAGAAGGGCGGCGTGCTGACCGATCAGGAAATTGACGATGTGGCGGCTTACCTGCGCTCGCTGCAACTGCCTGAAGAAGCCGACTACTGGCGCGGATCGCCCGCCATCACCTCAGGAGGTCAGCAGTGA